Proteins encoded in a region of the Leifsonia sp. PS1209 genome:
- a CDS encoding LacI family DNA-binding transcriptional regulator, translating into MVATLKDVAGAAGVSVKTVSNVVNGYEFVKASTRERVLSAIEELGYQPNLAARNLRAGRTGVIGLAVPSLSFSYFAELADAVLEASRKLGFVTLIEQTGGDRDAELELLRGSRLSMLDGLLFSPLGMSTDDADSLNVDYPLVLLGERIFGGPTDHVVMQNVNGGYAATAHLIDSGRRRIAVLGAHVAERVGSASLRLEGYRRALADAGIDTGDELVVFREGWHRTDGAAATRELLDSGTPFDAIFALNDELALGALRVLHQDNVRVPDDVAVIGFDNLIEGQFAMPSLSTIDPGRADIAERAVAALIERIGDRDGHIGAPRMIEVPFTTVARESTLSMSAVTTAHSS; encoded by the coding sequence GTGGTCGCGACGCTGAAGGATGTCGCCGGGGCGGCCGGTGTCTCCGTGAAGACCGTGTCCAACGTCGTCAACGGGTACGAGTTCGTCAAGGCGTCGACGAGGGAGCGCGTCCTCTCCGCCATCGAGGAGCTCGGCTATCAGCCGAATCTGGCCGCACGGAATCTGCGGGCGGGCCGCACCGGCGTGATCGGTCTGGCCGTCCCGTCCCTCAGCTTCAGCTACTTCGCCGAGCTGGCGGATGCCGTGCTCGAGGCGTCACGCAAGCTCGGCTTCGTCACCCTGATCGAGCAGACGGGCGGCGACCGGGATGCGGAACTCGAGCTGCTGCGCGGGTCGCGGCTGTCCATGCTCGACGGCCTGCTGTTCTCCCCGCTCGGCATGTCGACCGACGACGCGGACTCCCTGAACGTCGACTACCCGCTGGTGCTGCTCGGCGAGCGCATCTTCGGTGGCCCGACCGATCACGTCGTCATGCAGAACGTCAATGGCGGGTATGCGGCCACCGCGCACCTCATCGACTCCGGCCGGCGGCGCATCGCCGTGCTCGGCGCGCACGTCGCCGAGCGGGTCGGCTCCGCGTCCCTGCGGCTGGAGGGGTACCGTCGGGCGCTCGCGGACGCCGGCATCGACACCGGAGACGAGCTGGTCGTGTTCCGCGAGGGCTGGCACCGCACGGACGGCGCGGCAGCGACGCGCGAGCTGCTGGACTCCGGCACACCGTTCGACGCGATCTTCGCACTCAACGACGAGCTGGCCCTCGGAGCGCTGCGCGTGCTGCACCAGGACAACGTGCGGGTGCCGGACGACGTCGCGGTGATCGGGTTCGACAACCTCATCGAAGGTCAGTTCGCGATGCCGAGCCTGAGCACCATCGACCCCGGCCGCGCCGACATCGCCGAGCGCGCCGTCGCAGCACTCATCGAGCGCATCGGCGACCGTGACGGGCACATCGGGGCGCCCAGGATGATCGAGGTGCCGTTCACCACGGTCGCCAGGGAGTCCACCCTGTCGATGTCGGCCGTCACCACGGCCCACAGCAGCTGA
- a CDS encoding UbiA family prenyltransferase has translation MTRTIGVRAEASGPLSVLRTLCWSYTEARPIVLWVFNLRFLVGGMLAFGGDIPVLKAVVGGASWFLAVWVVYLVNGISDIAGDRANGSHRPLASGALTTNAAGSWCVVLAVASLTIAVHVTLVFVLLVVLMLTLGLAYSLGAHAAKKWAVPALAVAASGGLLTYLAGAEAFHGTIPSAVPVFAVVMALWIAVVGHAKDFGDAVGDRIAGRRTLPIVLGERAARLAVATGSAAIGGLGVLAAALNPALLSLAALGPCAVAVSGLSIAGRGQDRRAQRRPYRAFMVSQYTVNLLAVGLAATP, from the coding sequence GTGACCCGAACCATCGGGGTCCGCGCAGAGGCGAGCGGGCCCCTCTCCGTCCTGCGTACCCTCTGCTGGTCGTACACCGAAGCACGGCCCATCGTGCTGTGGGTGTTCAACCTGCGGTTCCTGGTGGGCGGGATGCTGGCGTTCGGCGGGGATATCCCGGTCCTCAAAGCAGTGGTCGGGGGCGCGTCGTGGTTCCTGGCCGTGTGGGTGGTCTACCTCGTGAACGGCATCAGCGACATCGCGGGAGACCGGGCGAACGGATCGCATCGGCCACTCGCGTCCGGAGCGCTCACGACGAACGCGGCCGGCTCGTGGTGCGTGGTGCTCGCCGTCGCGTCGCTGACGATCGCCGTGCACGTCACGCTGGTGTTCGTGCTGCTCGTCGTCCTGATGCTGACCCTCGGCCTCGCGTACTCGCTCGGTGCTCACGCCGCGAAGAAGTGGGCGGTACCCGCCCTGGCGGTGGCCGCATCCGGTGGCCTGCTCACCTACCTGGCCGGAGCGGAGGCGTTCCACGGCACCATCCCATCGGCCGTGCCGGTGTTCGCGGTGGTGATGGCGCTGTGGATCGCGGTGGTCGGGCACGCGAAAGACTTCGGCGACGCCGTCGGGGACAGGATCGCCGGGCGGCGGACGCTGCCGATCGTGCTGGGCGAGCGGGCCGCGCGGCTGGCCGTCGCCACCGGGTCGGCGGCGATCGGCGGGCTGGGCGTGCTGGCCGCCGCGCTCAATCCCGCTCTGCTGTCGCTGGCCGCGCTCGGCCCGTGCGCCGTCGCCGTCAGCGGCCTGTCGATCGCCGGACGCGGACAGGACCGGCGCGCGCAGCGGCGGCCGTATCGCGCATTCATGGTGTCTCAGTACACGGTCAACCTGCTCGCCGTGGGCCTGGCGGCCACGCCGTGA
- a CDS encoding ATP-binding protein: protein MTTRPIDADLAGARAAVVERVTSALRSADSVLVSDSYIEAEFVAQVQRILAQTFSRLGLLLPSEPRQASRGAEVGEQRARQNVHPVDSLKAATLLFDEALSVLVHAVGHLVGNDEIARALNASIMGNVIPASVAYVNVLLERLAVAHSEERLGISRELHDRVAHSIAAGMQRVDLSGLSDPEGSAAQARLAEGMALFDGALDETRAIARDLRHFVGDKRLDEALDDYVADLDEAGPPVIVELDGQPFRLGTGTQEEAFIIVREAIHNARRHSDADSIVVRSTWRPESVLLSVRDDGHGFEHDRIRSGALGLVAAQERAELIGADLTIDPGPGVGTRVELTIPVQEAGL, encoded by the coding sequence ATGACTACGAGACCGATCGACGCCGACCTCGCCGGGGCGCGCGCCGCCGTCGTGGAGCGCGTGACCAGCGCTCTGCGTTCGGCGGACAGCGTGCTCGTCTCCGACTCGTACATCGAGGCCGAGTTCGTGGCGCAGGTGCAGCGCATCCTCGCGCAGACCTTCTCGCGGCTCGGGCTGCTACTGCCCTCCGAGCCGCGGCAGGCGTCGCGCGGCGCGGAGGTGGGCGAGCAGCGGGCCCGCCAGAACGTGCATCCGGTGGACAGCCTCAAGGCGGCGACGCTGCTGTTCGACGAGGCGCTCAGCGTGCTGGTGCATGCGGTGGGCCACCTGGTGGGGAACGACGAGATCGCCAGGGCGCTCAACGCATCCATCATGGGCAACGTCATCCCCGCCTCCGTCGCATACGTGAACGTGCTGCTGGAACGGCTCGCCGTCGCGCACAGCGAGGAGCGGCTCGGCATCTCCCGCGAGCTGCACGACAGGGTCGCACACAGCATCGCGGCCGGGATGCAGCGCGTCGACCTCAGCGGCCTCTCCGACCCGGAGGGCAGCGCCGCCCAGGCCAGGCTGGCGGAGGGCATGGCCCTGTTCGACGGCGCGCTCGACGAGACGAGGGCCATCGCCAGGGATCTGCGGCACTTCGTGGGAGACAAGCGGCTCGACGAAGCGCTCGACGACTACGTCGCCGACCTCGACGAGGCCGGGCCTCCGGTGATCGTCGAGCTCGACGGGCAGCCGTTCCGGCTCGGCACCGGAACGCAGGAGGAGGCGTTCATCATCGTGCGCGAGGCCATCCACAACGCCCGCCGCCACTCCGACGCCGACAGTATCGTCGTGCGTTCCACCTGGCGGCCGGAGAGCGTGCTGCTGTCGGTGCGCGACGACGGTCACGGCTTCGAGCACGACAGGATCCGCTCGGGCGCGCTCGGGCTGGTCGCCGCGCAGGAGCGCGCGGAGCTCATCGGAGCCGACCTCACCATCGACCCCGGCCCCGGCGTCGGCACGAGGGTCGAGCTCACCATCCCCGTTCAGGAGGCCGGCCTATGA
- a CDS encoding response regulator transcription factor yields MTAERRSIVIIDDHSLFRQGIRALLESAFDIVGEGGTSYDALRLVADSAPDVLLLDVELPGIPAEQTITRIRRDHPQVAVVVLTMHNDVALERQLLRAGASHYVTKKISGEDLSMIVSGARPAPATPHPAGDDVDAGGNAILTSRELEVLRMIAQAYTNRDISLQLHIAEGTVKRHTTNMYLKLGATSRIDAVRKAARLGLLDGPAPYAP; encoded by the coding sequence ATGACGGCGGAACGTCGCAGCATCGTGATCATCGACGACCACAGCCTGTTCCGGCAGGGCATCCGGGCGCTGCTGGAGAGCGCGTTCGACATCGTCGGAGAGGGCGGAACGAGCTACGACGCTCTCCGGCTCGTCGCAGACAGCGCGCCCGACGTGCTCCTGCTCGACGTCGAGCTGCCCGGCATCCCCGCCGAGCAGACCATCACGCGCATCCGGAGGGACCACCCCCAGGTGGCGGTGGTCGTGCTCACCATGCACAACGACGTCGCCCTGGAACGGCAACTGCTGCGCGCGGGGGCGAGTCACTACGTCACCAAGAAGATCAGCGGGGAGGACCTCTCGATGATCGTCTCCGGCGCGCGACCCGCGCCAGCCACCCCGCATCCGGCGGGAGACGACGTGGATGCGGGCGGCAACGCCATCCTGACCAGCCGCGAACTCGAGGTGCTCCGGATGATCGCGCAGGCGTACACGAACCGCGACATCAGCCTGCAGCTGCACATCGCGGAGGGCACCGTGAAGCGCCACACCACGAACATGTACCTCAAGCTCGGCGCCACCTCCCGCATCGACGCCGTGCGCAAGGCGGCCCGACTCGGCCTGCTCGACGGCCCCGCTCCATACGCGCCCTGA
- a CDS encoding MFS transporter — translation MTEPSAAASVTSASPPAGGTRTFMQVLVNTMIANVTTSFLWFALTFWVYLETRSVLATGIVGGAYMLLVAVFSILFGSIVDRYRKHAVMVVASAVTLVSFCIAGVFYLLYPESTLLDLGGPMFWVFAGIILFGSVIENMRNIALSTTVTLLIPVERHANANGLVGTVQGLAFIVTSVFSGLAIGMLGMGWTLVIAIAVTGLALLHLLFLRIPEDAPHADGEKPPGIDLRGSIAAIRSAPGLFALIVFSTFNNLIGGVYLALMDPYGLELFRVEAWGIVLAVTATGFIIGGLLVAKFGLGANPIRTMLLVVIAMGVLGALFTIREWWWLYALGIWLYMTLIPVVEAAEQTVIQKVVTFRRQGRVFGFAQAMESAAAPITAFLIAPIAQFVIIPYMAGDDGQATWGWLLGEGDTRGIAFVFLVSGLVMVLLGAGAFLTRSYRMLSREYETA, via the coding sequence ATGACGGAGCCGTCAGCAGCCGCGTCAGTCACGTCCGCCTCCCCACCGGCGGGCGGCACCCGCACGTTCATGCAGGTGCTCGTCAACACGATGATCGCCAACGTCACGACGAGCTTCCTCTGGTTCGCACTCACGTTCTGGGTGTACCTGGAGACGCGCTCCGTGCTCGCGACCGGCATCGTCGGCGGTGCGTACATGCTGCTGGTCGCCGTGTTCTCCATCCTGTTCGGCTCGATCGTCGACCGCTACCGCAAGCACGCCGTGATGGTGGTGGCGAGCGCCGTCACGCTGGTGTCGTTCTGCATCGCCGGGGTCTTCTACCTGCTCTACCCCGAGTCGACGCTGCTCGACCTCGGCGGGCCGATGTTCTGGGTGTTCGCCGGCATCATCCTGTTCGGGTCGGTGATCGAGAACATGCGCAACATCGCGCTGTCGACCACGGTGACCCTGCTCATCCCGGTGGAGCGCCACGCCAACGCCAACGGACTGGTCGGCACGGTGCAGGGGCTCGCCTTCATCGTCACCAGCGTGTTCAGCGGTCTGGCCATCGGGATGCTCGGGATGGGCTGGACGCTCGTCATCGCCATCGCGGTCACCGGGCTGGCGCTGCTGCACCTGCTGTTCCTGCGCATCCCGGAGGACGCACCGCACGCGGACGGGGAGAAGCCGCCCGGCATCGACCTCCGCGGCAGCATCGCGGCGATCCGCAGCGCGCCCGGCCTGTTCGCGCTGATCGTGTTCTCCACGTTCAACAACCTGATCGGCGGCGTCTATCTGGCGCTGATGGACCCGTACGGGCTCGAACTGTTCCGGGTGGAGGCGTGGGGCATCGTCCTCGCCGTCACGGCGACGGGGTTCATCATCGGCGGCCTGCTGGTCGCGAAGTTCGGGCTGGGCGCGAACCCGATCCGCACGATGCTGCTCGTGGTGATCGCGATGGGGGTCCTGGGCGCGCTGTTCACCATCCGGGAGTGGTGGTGGCTGTACGCGCTCGGCATCTGGCTGTACATGACGCTGATCCCCGTGGTCGAGGCGGCGGAGCAGACGGTGATCCAGAAGGTGGTGACGTTCCGGCGCCAGGGGCGCGTGTTCGGGTTCGCGCAGGCGATGGAGTCCGCCGCCGCGCCGATCACGGCGTTCCTGATCGCGCCGATCGCGCAGTTCGTCATCATCCCGTACATGGCCGGCGACGACGGGCAGGCGACGTGGGGCTGGCTGCTCGGAGAGGGCGACACCCGGGGCATCGCGTTCGTCTTCCTGGTCTCCGGTCTCGTGATGGTGCTGCTCGGGGCAGGGGCGTTCCTCACCCGCTCGTACCGGATGCTCTCCCGGGAATACGAGACGGCCTAG